In Palaemon carinicauda isolate YSFRI2023 chromosome 1, ASM3689809v2, whole genome shotgun sequence, the genomic stretch ATTAATTTTAGCgtaatctttcttttttaaatagaAGGGCTTTGCCATTTTATTATACCCTAAACATTTGGTATTACAAGAGTTTGgtttctatatatagaaataaatctaGAAGACTATTAATAGAGGATATTCTTGGCCAAGACTCTGAAATGTtagaatgtatacattatatatatatatatatgtatatatatatatatatatatatatatatgtgtgtgtgtgtgtgtgtatatatatatatatatatatatatataatatatatatatatataaatatatatatatatatatatatatatatatatataagacaacaaAGTTGCACATGCCATCAAAAGTAGCGGATATCAAAATGTATCGTTTTAATTAAAAGCAGAAATGCAGTGATTATTAAAAGCTAGATATTACCAATAAAACCAACTACTGCTGAGACTATTGAACAGATAGGTGTTTTGCAACAATAAACCAACTATCAAACCCTCAAAATTATTCTTTATAACTACAGAATATAGAAGAAAGGGTCAAAGTTTTGAATTagttaaataaattatatatagattatatacagtatgtatgtgtatatatgcatttgtcatttacgtatgcatgtatgtgtgtgtgtgtgtgtgtgtgtgtgtatatatatatatatatatatatatatatatatatatatatatatatatatatatatatatatatatatatatttgtgtgtgtgtggtatattttTATCTATGTTGTTGAACGTAGTTGTTTGCTGTTTCGGTCGCGGGCTGATaaactaaatttacatatacattttaatcattataaatatcaaccacaatgacacttaatatcaatttctacctttgggaatgtatattcactggaaattcatttttcataaatgaatttctcgTGGATAattattcccaaaggtagaattctgtattaaatgctccTGTTGCTAGTATTCACATGAAATGAAGAGATTATCTAAACCTAATCTATCTTTTCCTTAACTTTTTCAGATCTGGAAAGCGAATGTTTTCCCGCCATTCCAATATCAGAGGCCGAGGGTGGAGGTACAACTAGTACTTCCTCCTCGGTCTCCTCATCCATCTCTTCATCCAGTAGCACAACCATCTGCTCTGACAGACTCTCCTCCTTGACTGCAGACCTCCCTTTGGAAGTGGATGAAAAACCTCACATTATCCCCAGCACAGTCATCACAGCTTCTCTGACCCCCTTCGTCTCTGGCCTCGTCTTCGCCTTTCCCCGCGAATACTAGTTTCCGGAAAATGATAGAGATGCCGCCACTGTCGCCCTTGAAATCGGAGCCGCCGTCTCCGGAGCGCAAACATTTCGAAAGCTCCTCCGGGTCAACGTCAGCCCTGCTCTCCAATACACTTTTGAATGTACCCTCGATAAAGGTATGTGTGTGCTAACGCATTATGGCTCAGTCTTGTGTTTATGTAAATACTTTATTACATACCTGGAAGTAAAATACTGTATGCCATGGGAAGTAATTGGGAATTTTCAATGGAAGATGTGGCAAAAATTTGGAGTAAATGGGTATTTTCAATGGAAGATGTTGCAAAAATTTGGAGTAATTAGGtatattcaatggaagatgttgCAAAAATTTGGAGTAATTGAGTATTTTCAATGGAAGATGTTGCAAAAATTTTGAGTAATTGGTTGTTTGCAATGGAAGATGTTGCAAAAATTTGGAGTAATTGGGTATTTTCAATGGAAGATGTTGCAAAAATTTGGAGTAATTGGGTATTTTCAATGGAAGATGTTGCAAAAATTTGGAGTAAATTGGGTATTTTCAATGGAAGATGTTGCAAAAATTTGGAGTAATTGGGTATTTTCAATGGAAGATGTTGCAAAAATTTGGAGTAATTGGGTATTTTCAATGAAAGATGTGGCAAAAATTTGGAGTAATTGGGTATTTTCAATGGAAGGTGTTGCAAAAATTTGGAGTAATTGGGTATTTTCAATGGAAGGTGTTGCAAAATTTTGGAGTAATTGGGTATTTTCAATGGAAGATGTGGCAAAAATTTGGAGTAATTGGGTATTTTCAATGGAAGGTGTTGCAAAAATTTGGAGTAATTGGGTATTTTCAATGGAAGGTGTTGCAAAAATTTGGAGTAAATTGGGTATTTTCAATGGAAGATGTTGCAAAAAATTTGGAGTAATTGGGTATTTTCAATGGAAGATGTGGCAAAAATTTGGATTAATTGGGTATTTTCAATGGAAGATGTTGCAAAAAATTTGGAGTAATTGGGTATTTTCAATGGAGAAGATGTGGCAAAAATTTGGAGTAATTGGGTATTTTCAATGGAAGATGTGGCAAAAATTTGGAGTAATTGGGTATTTTCAATGGAAGATGTTGCAAAAATTTGGATTAATTGGGTATTTTCAATGGAAGATGTTGCAAAAAATTTGGAGTAATTGGGTATTTTTCAATGGAAGATGTTGCAAAAATTTGGAGTAATTGGGTATTTTCAATGGAAGATGTGGCAAAAATTTGGAGTAATTGGGTATTTTCAATGGAAGATGTTGCAAAAATTTGGAGTAATTGGGTATTTTCAATGGAAGATGTGGCAAAAATTTGGAGTAATTGGGTATTTTCAATGGAAGATGTTGCAAAAATTTGGAGTAATTGGGTATTTTCAATGGAAGATGTTGCAAAAATTTGGAGTAATTGGGTATTTtcaatggaaggatgttgcaaaaATTTGGATTAATTGGGTATTTTCAATGGAAGATGTTGCAAAAATTTGGAGTAATTGGGTATTTTTCAATGGAAGATGTTGCAAAAATTTGGAGTAATTGGGTATTTTCAATGGAAGATGTGGCAAAAAATTTGGAGTAAATTGGGTATTTTCAATGGAAGATGTTGCAAAAATTTGGAGTAAATTGGGTATTTTCAATGGAAGATGTGGCAAAAATTTGGGAGTAATTGGGTATTTTTCAATGGAAGATGTTGCAAAAAATTTGGAGTAATTGGGTATTTTCAATGGAAGATGTGGCAAAAATTTGGAGTAATTGGGTATTTTCAATGGAAGATGTTTGCAAAAATTTGGAGTAATTGGGTATTTTCAATGGAAGATGTGGCAAAAATTTGGAGTAATTGGGTATTTTACAATGGAAGATGTTGCCAAAAATTTGGAGTAATTGGGTATTTTCAATGGAAGATGTGGCAAAAATTTTGGAGTAATTGGGTATTTTCAATGGAAGATGTTGCAAAAATTTGGAGTAATTGGGTATTTTCAATGGAAGATGTGGCAAAAATTTGGAGTAATTGGGTATTTTCAATGGAAGATGTGGCAAAAATTTGGAGTAATTGGGTATTTTCCAATGGAAGATGTTGCAAAAAATTTGGAGTAATTGGGTATTTTCAATGGAAGATGTGGCAAAAATTTGGAGTAATTGGGTATTTTCAATGGAAGATGTGGCAAAAAATTTGGAGTAATTGGGTATTTTCAATGGAAGATGTGGCAAAAATTTGGAGTAATTGGGTATTTTCAATGGAAGATGTGGCAAAAATTTGGAGTAATTGGGTATTATTCAATGGAAGATGTTGCAAAAATTTGGAGTAATTGGGTATTTTCAATGGAAGATGTGGCAAAAATTTGGAGTAATTGGGTATTTTCAATGGAAGATGTTGCAAATAATTGGAGTTAATTGGGTATTTTCAATGGAAGATGTGGCAAAAATTTGGAGTAATTGGGTATTTCAATGGAAGATGATGGCAAAAATTTGGAGTAATTGGGTATTTTCAATGGAAGATGTTGCAAAAATTTGGAGTAATTGGGTATTATTCAATGGAAGATGTTGCAAAAATTTGGAGTAATTGGGTATTTTCAATGGAAGATGTGGCAAAAATTTGGAGTAATTGGGTATTTTCAATGGAAGATGTTGCAAAAATTTGGAGTAATTGGGTAATTATTCAATGGAAGATGTGGCAAAAAATTTGGAGTAATTGGGTATTTCAATGGAAGATGTTGCAAAAATTTGGAGGTAATTGGGTATTTTCAATGGAAGATGTTGCAAAAAATTTGGAGTAATTGGGTATTTTCAATGGAAGATGTTGGCAAAAAATTGGAGTAATTGGGTATTTTCAATGGAAGATGTTGCAAAAATTTGGAGTAATTGGGTATTTTCAATGGAAGATGTGGCAAAAAATTTGGAGTAATTGGGTATTTTCAATGGAAGATGTGGCAAAAATTTGGAGTAAATTGGGTATTTTCAATGGAAGATGTTGCAAAAAATTTGGAGTAATTGGGTATTTTCAATGGAAGATGTTGCAAAAATTTGGAGTAATTGGGTATTTTCAATGGAAGATGTGGCAAAAAATTTGGAGTAATTGGGTATTTTCAATGGAAGATGTTGCATAAAATTTGGAGTAATTGGGTATTTTCAATGGAAGATGTGGCAAAAATATGGGGTAATTGGGTATTTTCAATGGAAGATGTTGCAAAAATTTGGAGTAATTGGGTATTTTCAATGGAAGATGTGGCAAAAATTTGGAGTAATTGGGTATTTTCAATGGAAGATGTTGCAAAAATTTGGAGTAATTGGGTATTTTCAATGGAAGATGTGGCAAAAATTTGGAGTAATTGGGTATTTTCAATGGAGATGTTGCAAAAATTTGGAGTAATTGGGTATTTTCAATGGAAGATGTGGCAAAAATTGGAGTAATTGGTATTTCAATGAAATTTGGATTAATTGGTATTTTCAATGGAAGATGTTGCAAAAATTTGGAGTAATTGGGTATTTTCAATGGAAGATGTTGCAAAAATTTGGAGTAATTGGGTATTTTCAATGGAAGATGTGGCAAAAATTTGGGAGTAAATTGGGTATTTTCAATGGAAGATGTTGCAAAAATTTGGAGTAATTGGGTATTTTCAATGGAAGATGTTGCAAAAATTTGGAGTAATTTGGGTATTTTCAATGGAAGATGTTGCAAAAAATTTGGAGTAATTGGGTAGTTTCAATGGAAGATgtggcaaaaatttatcattaatcatttctcttttGTTACACTATAGATAACTAGGAATAAGTGTTTGTAAAAGTACGCTTTTTGATACATGAAAATTTAGAATGATCACCCTTTGTTATTATTAAATTAGTTATTTACAACTGAATACTAGCTATTCACTTTCTTTTGCACAACTATAGTAGTATTTCAAAGCAGTTTTAGCCATACGACCGAGTCTCTTCAAAACAGTTTCTATAGATGGCCCTATGTTTTATTTAAATGAATAATACAGAACTAGCTAAAGAGGCTGGAATGATAAGTGGATAAAGGCCAAAAGGGGGTGGATGAAAATGAACTGCCAAAAATAAACAGCAGCTTGGGTCAGAGATAGTGTGAAACATATAGTAGAGTCTAGAGTGTGCCACACAAGGCACAATGTAAATTATACAGCTTTAAATGGGTGTCTTATTTTGATAGAAACGTATTTTTACTGTACAGAGATACATAATGGAATATATTTTAAACCCTGCTACCGAGAGTGACACAGGGTTCATGTACCAGGTTAATATTATTTAACCTCCTATCCCATTTCTGATCTTGTGAGCTATCTGAATTGAATTTACAAAGCTCAATAAAATTCAATACTTTTAATACAGTTTATAACTTTTACTACCCTTCATCCACTTTGTCAATCTTTTACGATGATAACTAAGTAAATCCTTTAACTTCTGTTAACATTGAGTGTCCAGATTACCCCCACATTTGTCCTCATTAAACAAATAGTTCCGAAACATTAATTTTTGAGATGGCAACGCCAATGCTTGGTTGTCTGTTTTTATTTTTGCAGTCATTCAAATTTGTTTCCCTATCTTCCTCCCCACCCTCCCTCCCCTGATCGTTTTGATCTTTAATCTTCTCCTTATGTCTTCATCCCATTTTTCTTACCTGTAAGATGCATTCTCTAGCTTCTCTATAGTTATATCTTGTCATTAATATGTTAAGCTCTATGAGAGTTCATCCTCCTAACATGCCGCTTCATACCATCCTctacaattatacacacacacagatacacacacagatacactcaGAGATACACACACgcaaatgtgtatatgtgtgtactctAGCTgtaaaaaaatacgtctaaatatttagatagatgtgcacacagacGGGCACACAGATTAAActcttcccacccactccccctttcctaactacaacacggcagtatcGGCAGTTTGAGGGGGAGTGTAGTTTACAAATGTACACTTgagcatgaaaatatatatatatatatatatatatatatatatatatatatatatatatatatatatatatatatatatataatatatatatatatatatatatacatactctttaGTATATAGGGGAAATGTGCGCCTGTGTTTGTTTCTTACCTATATTCTCAAGTTCCGTCACTTATCGAAAACCTGAATTCCAGACGAGTATGGGCATAGTTCGACCAAGTGCCGTGGTTGTCACTCAAAGAACAGCGAACAGTGTCTCGTCTGCAGCTTCGAAGTTGGGCCTGTCCTCCCTCACCCTTAGGTTACCCACCACGTCGAGTATCTCATCGAGCAGTGTTAGCAGCATCACCTCGTCCTCCTCGTCGTCAGCTGACGCAGGTGAGAATtgtacgcaaagagagagagagagagagagagagagagagagagagagagagagagagagagagagagagagagagagagagagagagagaaactttttatgaaaatatcctgcaagtgttgaggttaaaaacctgcggagagagagagagagagagagagagagagagagagagagagagagagagagagagagagagatcttttcatgAAATTATCCAATAAGTGTTGTGTGAGGTTAAaaacctggtgagagagagagagagagagagagagagagagagagagagagagagagagagagagatgagagagagaggagagagagagagagagagagagcttttcttttaatgaaattatCCAATGAGTGTTGTGTGAGGTTAAAAAgcttttcttttaatgaaattatCCAATGAGTGTTGTGTGAGGTTAAAAACctgccgcgagagagagagagagagagagagagagagagagatgagagagagagagagagagagatctttttatgAAATTATCCAATAAGTATTGTGTGAGGTTAAaaacctgctgagagagagaggagagagagagagagagagagagagagagagagagagagagagagagagagagagagaatctttttatgAAATTATTCAGCAAGTGTTGTGTGAGGTTAAaaacctgttgagagagagagagagagagagagagagagagagagagagatctttttatgAAATTATCCAGCAAGTGTTGTGTGAGGTTAAAAACCTGCTAATAATATCCTTATCTGTGTGTGTACTTTGTGGTCTCCTGTTCATGTACACAATAAACGacatattatcttttacaggattCTGTATGCCACCAACACCACCCTCCTGCTCGGGCAGTGACAGTGAATGTGGGGGCCAGTCCCCCCCTCGCACTCCCCCCGCTTTACGAAACCCTCAAACCGCAGTTCTGCAATCCTCGGAAAGGCACCGCCAGGATTCTTGTGTCTTCCAGGAATCCTATCAACACACCACTAATCTCAACACAGCCTGTAAGTAGCACGCATAATACTTATcgttctaggagagggacactccaaaatcaaaccattgttctctagtcttgggtagtgccatagcctctatatcatgatTGTCCaatggcttgggttagagttctcctgcttgagaggcacaccattctatccgtTCCTTGATTCCATTTCCTCActaagatattttccctgttggagcctttgggcttatagcatcctacaaaTTGATGTTCGCAAGAAAATTAATTATTACTGACTAAgataaaaacctagttggaaaagaaggatgctataagcccaaaggctccaacagagaaaataccacagtgaggaaatgaattcagggaacagatagaattgtgtgcctctcaagcaggagaactctaacccaagacagtggagaatcatgatacacaggctatggcactacccaagaaaagagaacaatagtttgattttggagtgttgaaACTAGAATCGAGAATTCTCATGAAATTAGAATTTTCTTTATCAGGGGCAACTTCCAATTAGCTCCTTATCTCTGAAACAGTCCCCCTCTTCTTTTCTTAATGATAGGCTACATTTTCGTAAAATCTTAATATCTGGACAGGCTTCTGTCCCACATTCGATATTTAACTGCAatcttacaatgtatatatattttaagcttgggtactattaatagtgataatttggcttatataaaatggaaaatatgtgCACTGTACTACAATGTCCTTTGTTTTGATATCTCTAAAGCAAAACTTATaacgtatatataatataagagacAATAAAATTACTATATAgaaattcttttattcttattttaggtTTAAATCTACATAGTAATAAATACGGGGACATGGTTCAAATTTaatcaaaatacaaatatatatatatatatatatatatatatatatatatatatatatatatatatatatatgtgtgtgtgtgtgtgtatatatatatatatatatatatatattatatatatatatatatatatgtgtgtgtgtgtgtgtgtagaaatcacgaaagctgacacctgatgaatataaaatgtattatagccacgaaaggaaaaatgaaaaagacttgattggagttagtactttcatccacccaggacattatcaaactcagcaatcactgctgagtttgataatgtcctgagtggatgaaagtactaactccaatcaagtctttttcatttttcctttcgtggctataatacatatatatatatatatatatatatatatatatatatatatgtatgtatgtatgtatgtatgtatgtatatatatatgtatgtatgtatgtgtatatatatatatatatatatatatatatatatattatatatatatatatatatatatatatatatatagttagaataaagaaaataacccacaattaatgaaaaacaaaatttattgagctttcgaaaggACCAccttccttcctcttcagaaaacaaaatttcaatttcattgtgttattttatttatcataaatacacgaaaAATTTTGTATGTTAATGTATATGGTCGGAGTTTTCAAAATGGTATATgatctttttttcaatattctgatgtCTTTccagtttttcttaatttttaaataGAAGTCTCTTGTTTTGTTTCTCCAACAGAAGGGAGCCACAGGAGCCATTAATTTAACAGAGGAGGAGAAGAGAACGCTCATCTCGGAGGGGTACAGCATCCCAAACAGACTCCCTCTCACCAAGTCCGAAGAAAAGTCGCTGAAAAAGatcagaagaaaaataaagaataaagtaaGTTTATCTTAACGTTTGTAATGAGATATCTTAAAGAAATTCTGCTTTTAGTTATTTGTGACAGTGACTGAGGCTTGTCCCTTGTtatttatcatcaccatcatctcttcctacgtctgttgacgcaaagggcctctgttagatttcgccagttgtctctgtcttgaggttttaaatcaatacttctccattcatcatctcctacttcacgcttcatagtcctcagccatgtaggcctgggtcttccaactcttctagtgccttgtggagcccagctgaacgtttggtatgaactagtctctcttggggagtgcgaagagcatgcccaaaccatctccatctacccctcatcatgatctcatccatatatggcactcgagtaatctctcttatagtttcatttctaatcctgtcctgccatttaacccccaatatccttctgagggctttgttctcaaatctactaaatctattggagattatttcattgtcataccatgactcatgtcatgTTATTAGCAGACTTAAAAATTCACGTTTATAGGAGGAAATTTAATTGTGTGCATTCAAGCCAATATTCAATGAAGACATTTGATAAgttatcagaatctctctctctctctctctctctctctctctctctctctctctctctctctcgtgtgtgtgggATATTAAAAGAGGACAATTTCCCTCTCTACAGATATCAGCCCAGGAATCTCGCcgtaaaaagaaagaatatatggACGCCCTGGAGAGAAAGGTAGAGAAACTGAACAGTGAGAACATAGATTGCAAAAGGCGCATCGAAGTCCTCCAAAATTCCAATAATCAATTGATGATGGAAGTTCAGCGACTCCAGAACATAGTGGATAGAGATGAGAAGAACAGGACACGGGTGACGCCCCTGGCCACACTCCTTTCGTAAAAATATGGTGAGTGCTGTGGTCAGCTGCTTCTTTCTgtactttaattatttttatataactgTCTTGAATGAACGAGGAAAAATGTAGTTTTTAGTCATAAAGGCTTTGACATATATGAATCAGATGCATTATTTGGTGTCCCTTGAAATGCGTATAGAGCTGttcttaattacctccgccaacgaagttggaaggttatgttttaccccctgtttgtgtgtttgtttgggaacagcttcctggccacaattttaatctgggaacggcttcctggccacaattttaatctcacagtaatgaaacttgcagggattaactgtaatgtaaaaagctggaaatgattaaatattgtaagatcaaggtcaaaggtcacggtaaatcaaaatggccaattcacgcagtcagccataagtttggagatcgttgtcacagagactccaaacttggttaatattttgagtgtatgaaaatccatgccaattagtacatgttaaggtcgagagataagctgccgtggcggaggtctgcgctctactgagtgcccctcaagttctcTTTTATTATGCGCCATACAGCATAAGTTTTCCCTTCAAGCTTAGTAAACTACTGTCATTTTGCCACAGCAACGTATCTGCTGATATTTTAATTTCGGCAATTCCACTTATGCTTTAAAtatattgtattcttttttttccagGTTGTGCCA encodes the following:
- the LOC137639749 gene encoding LOW QUALITY PROTEIN: cyclic AMP response element-binding protein A-like (The sequence of the model RefSeq protein was modified relative to this genomic sequence to represent the inferred CDS: deleted 2 bases in 2 codons), encoding MNDVLTKESESASVLASHFDLESECFPAIPISEAEGGGTTSTSSSVSSSISSSSSTTICSDRLSSLTADLPLEVDEKPHIIPSTVITASLTPSSLASSSPFPANTSFRKMIEMPPLSPLKSEPPSPERKHFESSSGSTSALLSNTLLNVPSIKTSMGIVRPSAVVVTQRTANSVSSAASKLGLSSLTLRLPTTSSISSSSVSSITSSSSSSADAGFCMPPTPPSCSGSDSECGGQSPPRTPPLYETLKPQFCNPRKGTARILVSSRNPINTPLISTQPKGATGAINLTEEEKRTLISEGYSIPNRLPLTKSEEKSLKKIRRKIKNKISAQESRRKKKEYMDALERKVEKLNSENIDCKRRIEVLQNSNNQLMMEVQRLQNIVDRDEKNRTRVTPLATLLS